In Microcoleus sp. FACHB-672, the genomic stretch AGGCAGGAGTTAGCTTCTGAGTTAACTGAGACTAAAAGCGAACTTGTCGATAAAGTTGTGGATGAGCTGGAACATAGTTAGCCAAACAGCTTTGGAAATCAGCAAGTTAGAGCTCTGTACCCTTCAGAGCTAGAGAGCTTTTTGCGAAACTTATCACCTTCACTAACTAGGTTCAAAGTTGTCTTCTGTGACTCCGCACTGCGGACAGATCCAGTCATCAGGTAGATCTTCAAATGCAGTACCAGGTTCTAGTCCAGCATCTGGATCGCCTTTGGCTGGATCGTAGATATATCCGCAAACCTTACATGTATACTGCTGCATAATTCTCGCTGCTCCTAATTAAAACTTCAACTTTTAGCACTTCTAATATCATCCGGCTCACCCAAGCGACTTAGATCCGCATATTCGATTGTTGATCGCAATTTAGCGGTGTGTCGTTTTATCTATTCCAAAGCTCTTGAGTTCGACCTCATTCTGCTCGGCTGCTGACGCCTTCCACTCTAGTAAGCTAACAAAATGCTAGGGCTATTCCCTCTGTCACAAGGCAGAGGTTCTACAGTAATATTCTGCCAATTGCTATGTTTTAATAAACAAGCTGTCTAAAATACGCTAGTAATATTCTGCCAATTGCTATGTTTTAATAAACAAGCTGTCTAAAATACGCTAGCTAATTTTCTCGATCGGTTATAATTAGAGTGGAGCTTTTCACGTTAATCTATCGACAACAATTAATAATCTCACATCTTGCACCAGTTTAAATATACTATCACTTAGTCTAGATCCAGGGTACCCACAAGGGGAAACCCTACACGATTAAAGTATGTGAGGACTAGCCTGATGCTGCTTGGCATTGATTTAGGAACAGGCTCTGCTAAGGCATTGCTCCTAGCGACAGAGGGAACGGCAATAGGTGAGGCGTCAAGCTCCTATCCTGTTCATGCACCTCACCCCGGATGGGCTGAGTCGGAGCCAAGGGATTGGTGGTTAGCTGTTGGCGAGGCGGTTAGGAAGGCGGTGGGAAATTACACTGATCAAGTACAGGCGATCGCACTTTCAGGGCAAATGCATGGTGTTGTCCTAGCGCTTGCTCACGGCATTGCGGAGCAAAATCAGAAGCATTCCTATACCTGTAAACCCTAACGCCAAAATGTGACTTTCCCGAGAGGCGAAAGCAACGAGAACTAGGTTGGAGATTAGCGCTAAAGCCGGAATCAGATAAGGAACCTGAAAGCCATCGGCTCGGGGTTCTCGGCGTTTAATGACTAGCAGTGAGATGTTGACCAGACAGAACATTGCAAGAATCAAGGTTGCGGTTGTTCCAGCTAGGAATTGAAGCGTACCTGAAAGCGCGAGAAAGATAGCTAGCGGCAGAATGATAAGCAGCGTTCGATAGGGAGTTGCTCGCCGTGGATGTAATTTTCCTAACCAAGCTGGAAGCAGCCCTTCTCTGGACATGCCGAAGAGCAATCGCGATGCTGTGACAAAATTCAGCAAAGCAGTATTTAGAACGGCGAACAGGGCGATGAGTGAAAAGACAACGGCTGGAAAATTTGGCTGCGATCGTCGAACCACATCGAGAAGAGGAGCGCTTGAGGCGGAAAGCTCAGCCGGACTTAGTACGTTAGTGGCAAGCCAGGAGACGAGAACATAAACGACACCCGCAATTCCAAGGGCAAACAAGATGGCTTTCGGAACGTTGCGCTCAGGATTTTTCACTTCCTCCGCAACATTCACAATATCCTCAAAGCCAATGAAGGCGTAAAAGGCGAGTGCCGCTCCCTGCATGATCGCCGTCCAACCAATGGCTGGCATGTTGGGTCCGGGACTTGCAGGAGGATTACCCGTGCCTGCTCCACCCCCGATTATAAAAAGAGTCGAGACTAGGATAACGATGACAAGACCCGAAACTTCTAGAGCCGTGCAAAAAATATTCAGGGCTGAGGACTCCTGCATTCCCCTAAAATTGACAAATGCAAGAGCTGAAAAGAGAGCGAGGATAATCAACCAAGCTGGAATGCCTGGAGCAAAAGCGTTTAGATAGCCGGCAAACGCTTTTGAAAGAGTCGCCATCGAAACAAGGCAGGTACAAAACATCAACCAGCCTACAAGAATTGAGAGCCAATCCGTGCGAAACGCTCTGTGGATGAAAGTGGCGACTCCTCCGCTTTGGGGAACTCGACTGCCGAGTTCGGCATAACTTAAAGCTGTGAGTGCCGCAACAGTCATTGCTGTCAGGAAAGAAACCCAAACCAAAGAGCCGGAAAGTCCCGCAATTTTTCCGATCACTGCATAAATTCCGGCACCGAGAATATCACCAACCCCGTAAATCACCAGGGTAGGCAATCCAAACACTCGCTTCAGTGAATCCGCTTCCGCATTCGGTTCCATAGCATTTCTCTTGTCCTTTTATTCTCCCAATCGTGTCATCTTTCTGCTCGTCAGTATAGAGGGTGGAAGCGCGATCGCACTTGCGCGGCACGAATTATGTAGAAGTCTCACGCTCTCCGCGTCCGGAGCGTCCCCGTATCAATCATCTGTAGCAAACTTAAGGAGAAAGGATAAAGTATTTGAGGAATAACCTAATGCTGCTTGGAATAGATTTAGGAACAGGCTCTGCTAAGGCATTGCTCCTAGCGACAGACGGAACCACTATAGGTGAAGCATCAAACTCCTATCCTGTTCATGCACCCCACCCTGGATGGGCTGAGTCTGAGCCAGGGGATTGGTGGTTAGCGGTTGGCGAGGCTGTGAGTAAGGCAGTGGGAAATCACGCTGACCAAGTACAGGCGATCGCACTTTCAGGACAGATGCATGGTGTTGTCCTAGCTTCGGAGTCCGGTCAGCCTCTGCGCCCTGCTATCCTCTGGGCAGATACTCGCTCTAGTGCCACGCTTCGCGCTTATCATTCGCTCGATGCAGCTATTCTAGAGCGATTGGGCAACCCGATTACGGCTGGAATGGCCGGCCCCACTTTGTTGTGGCTGCGAGAACACGAGGCTACTGTCTACACCGAAGCGCGTTGGGCACTCCAGCCAAAAGATTGGCTGCGGTTACGGATGACTGGAGAAGTTGCAACTGAACCATCTGATGCTAGTGGTACTTTGCTTTACGATGTTGTGTCGGACGACTGGGCAGGGGAAGCCATCTCAGCCCTGAATCTACGTTGTGATTGGTTACCAAAAATTATCCCCTCTAGTGCGATCGCCGGCTACCTGACGGCTGATGCTTCAGAGCATCTTGGCTTAAGAGTTGGCTTACCTGTTATCGCCGGTGCTGCGGATACGGCAGCGGCGGCACTTGGTAACGGACTACTAGAGCCTGGTTCGGTTCAACTAACCATTGGCACCGGCGCTCAAATCATTACTCCTCGATCGCAACCCATTATCGATCCTCAGGGTCGTACACATCTCTATCGAACCGCCCTACCTAACCAGTGGTACACCCTTGCAGCCATGCAAAATGCGGGGTTAGCGCTTGAGTGGGTGCGAGGTATCCTCGGCTTGAGCTGGGAGCAAGTTTATGCTAAAGCCTTTACTGTTCCCCCAGGATGTGAAGGGTTGACATTTTTGCCATACCTCACAGGTGAGCGAACTCCACACCTTGACCCATATATACGCGGGGCATGGGTAGGGCTTGGACTTCATCACACACAGGCGCACCTGATGCGGGCAGCTTTAGAGGGAGTTGCTTTTGCCTTGCGACAAGGTTTTGAGGCACTTGAGGCAACAGGTTTTAAAGCGACAGAACTGCGTTTAGCCGGCGGTGGAACGGCAGAAATGCCTTGGAAACAATTACTGACTGATGTATTGAGAATACCCCTCTATGCAACTACCGTCGCTGCTGCTTCCGCGCGGGGTGCAGCTCTCCTGGCAGGTATCGGAATTGGTGTATACGCAGATGCTAATGACACGAGCAAACTGGCAGCCACACCAACGCTTGCTGCAACTCCCCAATCAGTTGATTCAGTCTTAGAAGAGGCTTGGATGCGATATCAAGGACTTTATCCACGGCTTAAAAAAATCTGATAAAAGTTATGCCTCACGGGAGAAGAACTAGAAGGTATCTATAAATTAATTAGAGCAATTCTCGAAACTATGAGGTACATTAGCAACAATGAGCAAACCTGTTACCAATATTTTTTTGATTCACATTAAGTATTGCGTTAACGATGCCATCGATTAAATCTTTTTTCCTGGTTAAACAGCAGATTGTCCACCATCTATGACAATTTCAGATCCTGTAACAAACTTGGATTCATCTGAAGCGAGATAAAGAATTGCATAAGCAACATCATCAGGTTGACCCCAAACTTTGAGGGGAATGTCTTTTACAACCTGATTCATCCGTTCCTCCCGTTCTTCGCCACTAAGAAATGGCTCCCACAAAGGTGTTAAAATTGCTCCAGGCAGAATAGAATTGCAGCGAATTTTATAGCCTTGCTGGGCACAATACAGGGCGATAGATTTAGAGAACTGCTGAACACCGGCTTTACTCGCCCCATAAGCCGTGGCAAAGGGAGTCCCGATGATGCCGGCATAGGAGGAGACATTCACAATTGAACCGCCTCCATTTTCTTTCATCACAGGAATCGCGTATTTACATCCCAGAAACACGCCTTCCATATTCACACTCATTACCTGACGCCAAGTCTCCAAAGTTGTGGTTTCTGGATTTTGTGGAGCTGTCATGCCGGTGACTCCCGCACAATTCACCAAAATATCCAACTTTCCAAACTCAGTGATCGTTTGAGAAATCACCGATTCCCAAAGGTTTTCATCCGTTACATTATGCCAGAGAAAAATTGTGCCGGCATTTTCCTCAAGCGCTTTACCCTCGCTCTCATTCATATCTGTTATGACAACTTGAGCGCCTTCACGTACAAGCATTTGAACAGTCGCTTTACCAATTCCTGAAGCGCCTCCCGTTACGAGAGCAACTTTTCCTTTAACCCGTCCCGTCATCAATTTATCCTTCTCTACTTTCTATTTTCTTTCAAAATAGAGACGTTAGCGCAGCGTGTCCCTATAGAGAATATGTGCAAAACCGGAATATTTCCCTGAAAAATTACCAAATAGCACTAAGCAACTAACCGACTCTTCCGCGTATATCTGCTAGCTTTAAATTAATAACAGA encodes the following:
- the rd gene encoding rubredoxin, with amino-acid sequence MQQYTCKVCGYIYDPAKGDPDAGLEPGTAFEDLPDDWICPQCGVTEDNFEPS
- a CDS encoding FGGY family carbohydrate kinase, with the protein product MLLGIDLGTGSAKALLLATEGTAIGEASSSYPVHAPHPGWAESEPRDWWLAVGEAVRKAVGNYTDQVQAIALSGQMHGVVLALAHGIAEQNQKHSYTCKP
- a CDS encoding APC family permease, which encodes MEPNAEADSLKRVFGLPTLVIYGVGDILGAGIYAVIGKIAGLSGSLVWVSFLTAMTVAALTALSYAELGSRVPQSGGVATFIHRAFRTDWLSILVGWLMFCTCLVSMATLSKAFAGYLNAFAPGIPAWLIILALFSALAFVNFRGMQESSALNIFCTALEVSGLVIVILVSTLFIIGGGAGTGNPPASPGPNMPAIGWTAIMQGAALAFYAFIGFEDIVNVAEEVKNPERNVPKAILFALGIAGVVYVLVSWLATNVLSPAELSASSAPLLDVVRRSQPNFPAVVFSLIALFAVLNTALLNFVTASRLLFGMSREGLLPAWLGKLHPRRATPYRTLLIILPLAIFLALSGTLQFLAGTTATLILAMFCLVNISLLVIKRREPRADGFQVPYLIPALALISNLVLVAFASRESHILALGFTGIGMLLILLRNAVSKR
- the xylB gene encoding xylulokinase, translated to MLLGIDLGTGSAKALLLATDGTTIGEASNSYPVHAPHPGWAESEPGDWWLAVGEAVSKAVGNHADQVQAIALSGQMHGVVLASESGQPLRPAILWADTRSSATLRAYHSLDAAILERLGNPITAGMAGPTLLWLREHEATVYTEARWALQPKDWLRLRMTGEVATEPSDASGTLLYDVVSDDWAGEAISALNLRCDWLPKIIPSSAIAGYLTADASEHLGLRVGLPVIAGAADTAAAALGNGLLEPGSVQLTIGTGAQIITPRSQPIIDPQGRTHLYRTALPNQWYTLAAMQNAGLALEWVRGILGLSWEQVYAKAFTVPPGCEGLTFLPYLTGERTPHLDPYIRGAWVGLGLHHTQAHLMRAALEGVAFALRQGFEALEATGFKATELRLAGGGTAEMPWKQLLTDVLRIPLYATTVAAASARGAALLAGIGIGVYADANDTSKLAATPTLAATPQSVDSVLEEAWMRYQGLYPRLKKI
- a CDS encoding glucose 1-dehydrogenase; this encodes MTGRVKGKVALVTGGASGIGKATVQMLVREGAQVVITDMNESEGKALEENAGTIFLWHNVTDENLWESVISQTITEFGKLDILVNCAGVTGMTAPQNPETTTLETWRQVMSVNMEGVFLGCKYAIPVMKENGGGSIVNVSSYAGIIGTPFATAYGASKAGVQQFSKSIALYCAQQGYKIRCNSILPGAILTPLWEPFLSGEEREERMNQVVKDIPLKVWGQPDDVAYAILYLASDESKFVTGSEIVIDGGQSAV